The nucleotide window TGCAATTTTCCCTCGATTTGCAGGAGAAAGAGCTTAGAAGGATGCAGGAAGAAGCTGAAAGAGAAGAGAAGCATCGTGAAAAAGAAGCAGCAGAActgaagaaacaaataaaaaggcAGCTAGAAGAAGCTGCGAGGGAACGACGGCGCCGTGAAAAAGAAGAAGCTGAACTGAAGAAACAGTTTGCCATACAGAAGCAAGCTTCTATTATGGAACGGTTTCTCAAGAGTAAAAAGAATAGCAATAGTTCAGATGACAAAGTGTCCATAAAGAACTCATCCACTGAAACATCTTCCAAGAACACAGGGATCACTAGTGCAGTTACATCATCAATGGACTGTGGCTTTTCCCAGGAATGTAGCTTAACCACAAAGGATCTGCGTGGGTTAGTAACAAgacctttctttcatttttttctttaaaacttCAGTTTATATTTGAGTTGTTAATTTTCtggaaaaatttataaaattatattaattttagagTTGCCATTCAGATTAATTTCTGAAGTGGCTTGAGCAAATCACTAATTAGAAAGTTCATTTTTTTCTTACAGACAAGTTATGAGCAAGGGGAATTATTGTctgtgaaatgaagaaaaatgaacagATTCTTCTGACAAATAAAGCATATAATAACTATGCAACATTGTAGTCTTGTCTTGGTCTAGGATGTCCTAGCAGACATATGTTTGGTTGCAATCAAGGGGAGATTCAGTTGACTACTGTATCATATTCCCCTGGGCATTATATCTAAGAGAACTGATCATGTAAATAATGCAGGTTGCATATTACTGGCTGGCGTAAGTTGGCTCACCTCGGCAGATCCTGCCACTGGGGTGTTAGGCGCAATCCCAAGATTGAGTTGATGAAGGAACTCAAGCTGCAAAGACCATCCTTTGAAGGTGAAGCTCTTGAGAAAAATGCAGCTCTGGAGAAGGAAACTTCCTCTCATGAGGCCAATAGCAGTGAATTGAGCTATGATAAGCTTGACAATGAACTAGAGTCTTTAACAAATAATATATGTCAAGATGATCTCCATATTCAACCATCATCAGCCTGGATGCAGCATAAGAAACTTTTGCAGTTTTGCCAAAATCATAGGCCAGCATACTATGGTACTTGGCGCAGGAAAAGGTAAGCCTTTATTTCCTAAATTTACCCTAACATTTTTTTATTTACATTTCCACCAAAGCTTTGATATTCTTTCTTTTAACTGCAATGGTGCTACCATAGTGGTGTTGTTGGTCCGAGGCACCCATTTAGGAAGGACCCCGAATTGGATTATGACATTGATAGTGATGAGGAATGGGAAGAGGTACTTGTCATTCAAACCTTTTGTATCTGTTACTGAGATCAACAGTCATGACTTGGTATTTGCTTTTTGCACAGGAGGATCCAGGTGAAAGTCTTTCTGACTGTGACAAAAATGATGAAGAAATTTTAGATGCAGAAAATTGTAAAAATGAGGATGACACTGAAAGTGAAGATAGCTTTGTTGTTCCTGATGGTTATCTATCCGAAAATGAGGTGCAGATGAAAACAGACTATAAATAATGTTCTATATGTGTTACTTCGCTCATTAATTCTTCATTTCCCAAACTCGTGATTCTACTAATTTTACTGCATCTATTTTCATATATTTTGAAAGTTTTCTCTTTGCTATTATCAATTCTGAGTTATTTGTGAGGTTCTGacttttgttatttaccttttgtGCTCCACTTGGATAAGTGCTTTTCTTTTGATAATGCATATGTTTATGTTTGAAAGCATATTTATCCAACCTTGTAACCGATCAAACTTTTGTCACTACTAATTGAAGGTATTGAACTTCAAAATGACTGCAAAAACACAAATGCTGATTTTGTTTTGAGATTTTTATTATGTTGATCTTTATTAGCTGTGATTTTGGAACTTTTATGAATCATGTTTCAATCTGGCGAAACTTGGACTCTGCTTCTTTGTAGTATGAATGAGAAGTTGCACAAGCAGCCTCTCTTCTACCAGTGTTAATGTTGCATGACAGTCTACTCTCTAGCTAAAGATTGCCTTGAGTAGCATAAAGTCGGTCAAGTCAGTTTGAGAGTCCATCTGAGAGGTTCTCAGAATTTGTTGGTTTGCACCCTGCTCCATAAGCTTGAAATGACACTTGGGATGGGGTTAACTACTTGGCTCTATGTTGATTGGTGTTTGTTCAGATTCTAAAATCTGTCTTTGCTTCCAGGGAGTCGAAATGCAAATCTCATGTGAACCCACAGAGGATGAGGCAAAAGTCTCAAAATGTTGCAAGTCAGAGGTCGACAGTGAGGAATCCAGAGCATTGTTGCAGTGGCAGAAGATCCTATGCAATTTGACTGAAAAGGCCCTTCGAAAGAGCCATCCATTGGTCATTTCCAACTTAACTCATGAAAAAGCTAAACTACTGATGGCCGAAGATCTTGCTGGCACAGCTAAAGTTGAGCAGATCTGTTTGCGAGCTCTCTGCATGCAGGCCTTTCCTGGAGGCTCCATTGTAGACATCTTAAAAGATCCCAACACATCGTCTGATGATCAACAAGTTTGCCGATGTTCTAAAGAAAATACTACACAGGGAGCCACTGTTGCAATGATATCAGATTTGGACTTGCCAGAATTTGTAAGTAACAGAGAGAGATAGGCAAACTTAAATGACATTTAAATCTAGTTTTGTTCTAGTTTCATCTTTTCCTTACTTTTCGGAACCCTTGACTGCAGGTTAGGCTGATCCAGTCCTGTCCGCATGGGATTAATAAGGTGGTTGAGGTGTTGCAACAGAAGTTTCCGACCACCTCAAAGTCACGATTGAGAAATAAAGTACGGGAAATATCCAACTTCGTTGACAGTCGTTGGCAGGTGAATTCATGTTTTCATACATGATTATGCTCCTGTTGCcgtcattgaaaaaaaaaatcatggtgcCTTCTGCTGAAGCTTTCATGGTTTCTGTTGGCTAATTTGTATGCACAGGTTAAGAAAGATGTCTTGGAAAAGATTGGCTTGTCAACCTCTCAGCCCCCTCCCGGTATTAGTACAGTCAACTATACTGAATGTTGAGAAGAAACAATCTAATTTCTTTACCATGTCTACACCATTTCTtcttcatcaaatcaaaattttatacaaGCTTTCTCAATCAGCATATTTTGTGTAGATATAAGTTTATGGTATGATGCTGAATTCTGAATCCAGCTTGTTGGGTTATGGTCTTGACAGATAAGGATTGGACAGGTACAACAAAGTACTTCTCCAAACGATGCTTACCTCCTAAAGGGAGGCCCACAGAGATTTCCGAATCTTCTCAGTCATCCTCAAAACTGAAGAGATCATTCTGTGGCCGGGAGAGATCATTTCCGAATCATCTGTAAGTGTTTGATGTATATAAGTTTATTAGGAAATTCTTGTTCTTTCTGTGGCCAAATTGTTTTGGCCTATGAAGAGTACAAAAGAGAATGACATCCATTTTGCTGGACATTGATGGCAGTGGATGCTAATAAGATGATGTTTGCTAATGAGTTTTTGTTGCTTGGAACACTGAGTGGGCCGAGCTTTGAGTTAGTTGTCTAATAAGTAAAACAATGTTTATAGATGTGGAAGAAACAATTGATTCGCTATAAGAATGTAGCTTCAGATGAACAAATGAATTAGGCATAACAACTAGCAGACAGTGGATGAAACCCAGAAGTGAATGGAAGAAGTGGCTTAAGCTTATACTTGGAATGGCCATGGCCAATCCTTGAGCTCCTCGTCGCTGCCCACGACCTTGGAGCTCTTCTTTGAGGAGGTGGCGGTGCTGCCTCCTTCGACGTAGGCATGGTAACGCAGCAGGAAGGCCACAGCGAGGGCCACCCACTCCAGGCAGAATATGGCGAGGCCGAGGCCGCCGACCATCTTGAGGATGACTGCGCCGTCCTCCTCGCGGACGTAGGATCGAAGCTCGACGAGGAAGTCGGGGGTGCGAGTGAAGGCGAGGACGGAGATGGCGCCATGGAAGATGGCGGCGAGGACGGTGGAGACCATGTGGGCGGCGTGCCAGCGGGCGGTGGAGGCGGGGGTGGTGGCgcaggcggaggcggcggcgacggcggtgAGGGCATGGAGGGCGACCAGGAGGAGGCCGCAGGGGGAGGGAATCAGGCGGAGGGAGAGGGTGAGGAAGACGCAGCTAGTGGCGGCGCCGAGGAGGGTGTAGTTGCAGAAAAGAAACGCCTTGTGTGTGTGGCAGTGGTGGCGCCCATTGTAGATGAATTGGAGCACAGAGAAGCTGTGTTCTTGGTGTTAAGAGAGAGGTGAGTTGAGTCGAGGAAGGTAGAAGATGGGGGAGAGGTGTGCATTTGAAGGGAGAAGGAAGAGGCTCCGAATTCGAACGTTGGGAGTCGCCGCGAGCGTTAAAGTGGAGTAGCCGTTGAAAGCGACGAGAACAGAAGAGGGATCATATCAGAGACTCTGATAGCTTTTTGGTGCTGGTGATCTTCCACCAGGTGATCGATCCGTTAGACTCGATCCATTGCTGGCCATCGCATGGGTTTTGGTGGCTCCACCAAAGGGATCTGGGGACAACGTTGGTGCTCTCACGAGCCAGTGTTGAACTCCCCGTATCCAAATCTGATTGGATCAGACAATTTATGAATGTGATTCTCTCGGTCTCTAAATCCTGCACCTAAATTGGAATAAGGTTGGATCAGATCCGAGTCCGAGTGTTTTGCTCAAGACGTCATCTCCTCTTTATCGACAAACCCGAACGAGATCCGAATCCGAATAATGAACTCGATCGGATTGGATCAGCAGCAGAACCGGACCCCAAACCCAGATCCGAAACCTGTTAATTGACATAAAAATTGGCTCCGAAACCTAATCGCACCCATATCAGCCTAGGCAACGATCCTGACCGTCGGATCATGGCACAGGGCACTCTAGCGATTCTCGAACCGAACAGACCGGGCTTCGCCGTGAGCTGCCCTTCCCCTCCGCTTCGAGGCCCCGAagacggcggcggcagcagcagcagtgaaGGAGAGGGCGAAAGATGGTGAGATTATCTTGAACCCCTCTCCTGATCGATCTCTTCAGATGAATGTTCTCGTTTAGAATCGGTCTGAGGCTCCAGAGATCTATCATTTCGCAGTCATTCTTCTGTAGATCCGTGTCTTTATCCCGATCAAGACGTCTTGAATGGAAATTTGTCGTTTTTTTCACTATTAAATGCGTTAAAGTCACCATTTTGTTGACAGTCGCACAGCTTTGGTTACTTCCGCCCAACCCATTGGCGCCATTTTGTGTTAATGGTTATTAGATTTTTAAATCACGGGGTTTTATATTACTAAGTGTTTTACGGGGTTCTAGATCTcagtgttttttctttcttttacccTTTCGGATTTTTTGAGTTGCCTTGGTGTTCTTGACCTGTTGATCAGTCGCGGGGATGTCTTTTAGTTTTAGCAGTTAGTTTGCTTTCGTGGTTCATCAGTGCTATAAAGTTGATTAGGGAAAAAACTTTGCTTTGTAGTTAAATTATATTGTCTATTTGCTACTACAAGCTAATTTATATTCTTCTAAAAGTATATGGTCGAATAATAGCAGTGAGACATTGGATCATTCAATAACGTCAGGTCTGAGGTTTAGCTATATGTTCCATGTTTAAATGATTTTTCATGTTAAATGCAGAGCCAAGTTTTGTATATCTTCATAGGTTTCTACTAGCTTAACTGGTTGATGGGAAACATAGAAAAGAAATTTGGCCTCAATGTGCTGCATGTGTAATCATAGCTTCAGTTGGCCTTTGACATGCTAATTTCTTCCACTTGTGCATTTATGTACTGTAGAATACAACCAatgcatgatagttttttttttttttttttgctttttttatccatttaataaaaaaatgcaCTTGGGGAAGGTATATATGATTTCATTGTTTGGTTTCTTAGTTGCTTGTATATTGCATGAGTTCAACTTGTTCCTACGTGATTGGCATTATTTACTTTTACTTTGCAGTTTTTTTAGTGAATTATGATACCCATTTTACATTGTAATATTTTTTGTACTGCTGATACATATGATTTCTTTTAATGAGTTCACTCTTATTGTTTTGGTAAACTGTGGCTCCGAATATCTTCTTTGTTTTACTTTTATCTTACTAGACTTTCTCAATTGTTTTTCCTTATTTTCCCCTTTCTCCTTTACTTAGACCCTtggttttgtttgatatcttttaTAATTTTAGGTAATTTTTTGCAATCCCTGttaatgattttggataaaatatCTGTCATGCTTATTGATGTATCAACTGTTCTATTTTGTTGGCAGTGAAGACATTGGAAGTGTTTTCTGTATAACTGATTCAACAATGTTGTCAATGTTTCAGGCCTTTGTCAAAACTCAGAAGACCAAGGCTTACTTTAAGCGCTTTCAAGTCAAGTACAAGAGAAGGAGAGGTACTACTTATCTTCCTAATTATTTTCCTTGTTAGAGCGCTGCAggtcatttattatttattttctttggcTGTACAGAGGGCAAGACTGATTACCGTGCACGGATCAGGCTGATTAACCAGGACAAGAACAAGTACAATACACCTAAATTTCGATTTGTTGTTCGATTTGCAACCTCGGAAGTTGTTGCTTTTCacctttcttttccttctctctttttttttgttgcttttttGGCAATAAGAGTGAAGTTCTTAACAAATATGCTGTCAGACCAACAAGGATATTGCTGCACAAATTATATCTGCAAGCATTGCTGGTGATCTAGTCCTTGCATCTGCTTACTCTCATGAACTTCCATGCTACGGACTCGAAGTTGGTCTTACCAACTATGCTGCAGGtaattattcatttttttttctctctttgtgcATGTGCTTCATTTGTGGCAAACCTTAAATGTTTGAAATTAGCCTATTGCACTGGATTGCTGTTGGGAAGGCGAGTCCTGAAGATGCTCGAAATGGATGATGAATATCAGGGGAATGTAGAGGCGTGCTTTATGAATTTCTAGTTTATATCACATTATTACTGTTGGTAGATGGACATCTTCTGTTAACTTGTATTAATGTCTTGATCAGGCTACTGGAGAGGACTTCTCTGTTGAACCTGCTGAGAGCAGGAGGCCTTTCCGTGCTCTTCTTGATGTTGGCCTTGTGAGGACAACAACTGGCAACCGAGTTTTTGGTGCTCTTAAAGTACATCATCTTTATAATGTTGAGAATTATTTTAGCTTTGCTATTTTGTATATGCTTTCATGATTCCAAACTATTCATTCCGTGCTTCACCACCTTGACTTTTCCTATACCTGGTGCTGCATTTGCAACTATTCCTATTCTAGACTCCATCAGTCCGTAGTATTTGGATGTTGTATTG belongs to Musa acuminata AAA Group cultivar baxijiao chromosome BXJ1-11, Cavendish_Baxijiao_AAA, whole genome shotgun sequence and includes:
- the LOC135597529 gene encoding chromatin assembly factor 1 subunit FAS1-like, which gives rise to MACLGSIVLGTDRAEESYIVNVDRDALILDIDKAKSEANVVVNRIPEFDEDLLVLDDIPANEARWKLANEDREKGDHCTDATGVDIVAVENSSTPVEMVQDCSHVEAVRKCKAEVEDEQKRVKKLLKRKRASFDGNANCDNKEVLITKCQGELDELFEYHKEVSGLRLQLDDGAYHSNNMMVAYLLEESRLPFSKLVGEIYGALKGKNGITLASVRGSVLFVGQRMMYGISSADADVLEDESESSLWCWETRDIKLLPLTLRGIINIRRMARKKIHERISALSVTLSALASPEHKGAYGNNLMEASIKLGKALNRQGISSFVENLTQKYCADMAEKGDWLQQKELMKKIEKSKHSAEKEKKKMDREFQKENLRREKELRRMQEEAEREEKHREKEAAELKKQIKRQLEEAARERRRREKEEAELKKQFAIQKQASIMERFLKSKKNSNSSDDKVSIKNSSTETSSKNTGITSAVTSSMDCGFSQECSLTTKDLRGLHITGWRKLAHLGRSCHWGVRRNPKIELMKELKLQRPSFEGEALEKNAALEKETSSHEANSSELSYDKLDNELESLTNNICQDDLHIQPSSAWMQHKKLLQFCQNHRPAYYGTWRRKSGVVGPRHPFRKDPELDYDIDSDEEWEEEDPGESLSDCDKNDEEILDAENCKNEDDTESEDSFVVPDGYLSENEGVEMQISCEPTEDEAKVSKCCKSEVDSEESRALLQWQKILCNLTEKALRKSHPLVISNLTHEKAKLLMAEDLAGTAKVEQICLRALCMQAFPGGSIVDILKDPNTSSDDQQVCRCSKENTTQGATVAMISDLDLPEFVRLIQSCPHGINKVVEVLQQKFPTTSKSRLRNKVREISNFVDSRWQVKKDVLEKIGLSTSQPPPDKDWTGTTKYFSKRCLPPKGRPTEISESSQSSSKLKRSFCGRERSFPNHL
- the LOC103971857 gene encoding uncharacterized protein LOC103971857 codes for the protein HQEHSFSVLQFIYNGRHHCHTHKAFLFCNYTLLGAATSCVFLTLSLRLIPSPCGLLLVALHALTAVAAASACATTPASTARWHAAHMVSTVLAAIFHGAISVLAFTRTPDFLVELRSYVREEDGAVILKMVGGLGLAIFCLEWVALAVAFLLRYHAYVEGGSTATSSKKSSKVVGSDEELKDWPWPFQV